A single window of Dermacentor albipictus isolate Rhodes 1998 colony chromosome 1, USDA_Dalb.pri_finalv2, whole genome shotgun sequence DNA harbors:
- the LOC135903021 gene encoding chitinase-3-like protein 1, whose translation MLSSVPRPLQRSGFCPYASNKPTNLGERRLLVATEEEKDEAAAAMPEKEASDPKGGAGVEEDPFLKSTCVYSISSCMILILVFFMALPGALMPYLTRVRFIRDVPKKEDIQLDNRGPEPLLICQLDPHSFSRPPPWTYAQRYIPVHLCSHIVLPLVGLPDFFSDMQNYDSLTSANPPFHLADLTPLVKSKPHLRLLAGLGSFQDASGLLHRVALSQERSTAFARNLLRWTLVNRLDGLMVTGLFPVSDGHLRNSAVRLLKKLATLFRHREFLLVLPPESSLLRRPNAGKRLAQLVDMVVLPPQWLGRSRALENVLASSFPPSKLIGAIRFEGIPYTLNHRDSYTGSVPSNEHTFAYHELCAKRGWKRHRDGDITLLHRGRSWFIYEDAQSLAMQTAKFMEKGLAGILVWDVSADDFLGFCGTKNILLEAVHNASLAMSASLLNLTSETWNNNPMNASSVAELNMSVL comes from the coding sequence ATGCTATCGTCCGTGCCTCGGCCTCTCCAACGTAGTGGGTTCTGCCCTTACGCTAGCAACAAACCAACCAACCTTGGTGAACGGCGGCTGCTGGTGGCTACCGAAGAGGAGAAAGACGAGGCAGCCGCAGCCATGCCTGAGAAGGAGGCCTCGGACCCCAAGGGAGGCGCCGGGGTTGAAGAGGATCCCTTCCTCAAGAGCACCTGCGTCTACTCGATCAGCTCGTGCATGATCCTGATCCTGGTGTTCTTCATGGCGCTTCCCGGAGCCCTGATGCCCTATTTGACCAGGGTTCGGTTCATAAGGGATGTGCCCAAGAAGGAAGACATCCAGCTGGACAACAGAGGCCCCGAACCACTCCTGATTTGCCAGCTGGACCCGCACAGCTTTTCGAGGCCTCCGCCTTGGACCTACGCCCAAAGATATATCCCTGTTCACCTGTGCTCGCACATTGTGCTTCCGCTTGTAGGCCTACCTGATTTCTTCAGTGACATGCAGAACTACGACAGCCTGACTTCGGCCAACCCGCCATTTCACCTTGCCGACCTGACTCCCCTCGTTAAGTCCAAGCCGCACCTAAGGCTCCTGGCAGGATTGGGAAGTTTTCAAGACGCCAGCGGGCTCCTGCATCGGGTTGCATTGAGCCAAGAGAGAAGCACGGCGTTTGCGCGGAACTTACTTCGCTGGACTCTCGTGAACCGCCTGGATGGACTGATGGTGACCGGCCTTTTTCCAGTGTCGGACGGCCATCTACGCAATTCTGCGGTGCGCTTGCTCAAGAAACTGGCCACTCTCTTTCGCCACAGGGAGTTCCTGCTCGTGTTGCCACCCGAGTCTTCTCTGTTACGCAGGCCTAACGCAGGCAAGAGGCTTGCGCAGCTGGTGGATATGGTCGTGCTGCCACCGCAATGGCTCGGGCGCAGCCGAGCGCTGGAAAATGTACTGGCAAGCAGCTTTCCTCCTTCTAAGCTGATTGGGGCCATCCGCTTTGAAGGCATTCCGTACACGCTAAACCACAGGGATAGTTACACTGGTTCTGTGCCAAGCAACGAACACACGTTCGCGTATCACGAGCTGTGCGCCAAGCGAGGCTGGAAGCGCCACAGAGACGGGGACATCACTCTCTTGCATCGCGGTCGTTCTTGGTTCATATACGAAGACGCGCAGTCCTTGGCAATGCAAACTGCAAAATTCATGGAGAAAGGACTCGCCGGCATCCTTGTGTGGGATGTCAGTGCTGACGACTTCCTGGGCTTCTGTGGCACCAAGAACATCCTACTCGAAGCCGTCCATAATGCTTCTTTAGCGATGAGTGCATCGTTACTGAATTTGACATCGGAAACCTGGAACAACAACCCCATGAATGCCTCTTCGGTTGCCGAATTAAACATGTCAGTTTTATGA